The following proteins are encoded in a genomic region of Pelodictyon phaeoclathratiforme BU-1:
- a CDS encoding DUF2934 domain-containing protein, translated as MEKNDETIVENQELREEEIRLAAYYLWKEKGENHGSDTEDWLEAEESLND; from the coding sequence ATGGAAAAAAACGACGAAACAATTGTTGAAAACCAGGAATTGCGTGAGGAAGAGATCCGGCTCGCTGCATATTATCTTTGGAAAGAGAAGGGCGAAAACCACGGATCCGATACTGAAGACTGGCTTGAAGCGGAAGAGTCTCTTAACGATTAA
- a CDS encoding ParA family protein has product MKTIALYSIKGGVGKTATAVNLSYLSSLLSPPTLICDLDPQGASSYYFRITASKKYNSDKFLKGNKKIYRNIKATDYENLDLLPSDFSYRNLDIELSEEKKPQKKLKKNLEELSDEYQFIFFDCPPNLTLLSESVFAASDVILVPLIPTTLSIRTYIQLLDFFKAGKLDSTKIRPFFTLVEKQKKLHRDIIEEFRDTPGFLTQSIPYNSEVEKMGIYRAPLNAILPNALASKAYRKLWEELHSVLEKNN; this is encoded by the coding sequence ATGAAAACAATAGCGCTTTACAGTATCAAGGGTGGGGTGGGCAAAACCGCTACAGCGGTTAATCTCTCCTACCTTTCCTCCCTTCTCTCTCCACCAACCCTGATCTGCGATCTTGATCCGCAGGGGGCGAGTTCGTACTATTTCAGGATTACCGCATCTAAAAAATATAACAGCGACAAGTTTCTCAAGGGAAACAAAAAAATCTATCGCAACATCAAGGCCACAGACTATGAAAACCTTGACCTGCTCCCCTCGGACTTTTCGTACCGCAATCTTGACATTGAACTCTCTGAAGAGAAAAAACCTCAAAAAAAACTCAAAAAAAACCTTGAGGAGCTGAGCGATGAGTACCAGTTTATCTTTTTCGACTGCCCGCCAAACCTGACACTCCTCTCGGAAAGTGTTTTTGCAGCCTCCGATGTGATTCTTGTACCCTTGATTCCAACAACGCTTTCGATTCGCACCTATATCCAGTTGCTTGATTTTTTTAAAGCAGGCAAACTCGACAGCACAAAAATTCGTCCCTTTTTCACCCTGGTGGAAAAACAGAAAAAGTTACACAGGGACATCATTGAGGAATTCCGTGATACTCCGGGATTTCTCACCCAGAGCATCCCCTATAATTCCGAGGTTGAAAAAATGGGCATCTACCGAGCACCACTCAATGCCATACTTCCCAATGCCCTGGCTTCAAAAGCCTACCGCAAACTCTGGGAGGAGCTTCACTCAGTGCTTGAAAAAAACAACTGA
- a CDS encoding GNAT family N-acetyltransferase — protein MSSVTVIRIESAADRASALEVIRQVFCEEKKWISSVQNQIPEEFAGNRGFSWFLAKIDGRPAGVLRLLYDPSFDLPEEYDVKFMPGMTIEKLKSAGRYAEIGRFMILEEFRRKPGVALQLMRAATEEVIERDYTHFITDVFAGEVHSPLNFHTRVLGFEVVGTHVFGELNCSSTRIILMLDIIKLYSRIKDSRSRIYRELTDGLRGIFERKAALSQMTRG, from the coding sequence ATGTCCAGTGTAACCGTCATCAGGATTGAAAGTGCTGCCGATCGTGCCAGCGCTCTCGAAGTTATCAGGCAAGTTTTTTGTGAAGAAAAAAAATGGATCAGTTCGGTTCAGAACCAGATTCCTGAAGAGTTTGCAGGGAATAGAGGTTTTTCATGGTTTCTGGCAAAAATTGATGGTCGTCCTGCGGGTGTGCTTCGGTTGCTTTATGACCCCTCATTTGATCTGCCTGAAGAGTACGACGTTAAGTTTATGCCGGGTATGACCATCGAAAAGTTGAAAAGTGCAGGTCGATATGCAGAAATTGGCAGGTTCATGATTCTTGAAGAGTTTCGAAGAAAACCAGGGGTAGCTCTTCAGCTTATGCGGGCGGCTACAGAAGAGGTTATCGAGCGTGATTATACCCATTTTATTACCGATGTGTTTGCTGGTGAGGTGCACTCTCCCCTGAATTTTCATACAAGAGTGCTCGGTTTTGAGGTAGTTGGAACGCATGTGTTTGGTGAGTTGAACTGCAGTTCAACTCGTATCATTCTGATGCTCGATATTATCAAGCTTTACAGCCGCATCAAAGATAGCAGAAGCAGGATTTACCGTGAACTGACCGATGGTCTCAGGGGGATTTTTGAGCGTAAGGCTGCTCTTTCACAGATGACGAGAGGGTAA
- a CDS encoding alkaline phosphatase produces MVCTRLKIVLLLIVTVSVSACYFALQTLQAAPKGNAAVPRYIFLFIGDGMGAAQVELSSALLHDAQSFTMTSLPVLGMATTHAADRFITDSAAAGTALATGWKTTVGTISMEGNHLDTLRTIAEMAKAKGMKVGIVSSVGIDDATPACFYAHNATRKNVYDIAVQMASSGFDYFGGGYSVGNFPENQAKTKVFRGDIADLMHSSHYVIARNTTELKAVKPGTPCWAYTDYDAKGALSFAMDRRNEEIDLAEFTREGIRLLYNPKGFFMMVEGGKIDWACHANDATAAAHDIKAFEKAIGEAFAFYQRHPGETLLVVTADHECGGLTLGRRANGYETRLDLLHHQNVSQQRFSEKVSAWKKQGAVTFPMALDSVKVYFGPGNVEADSSLALSEADRNMLQEAYTATMRADFSGTQHIDAFTPAVSALLNNRAGIGWNSNAHTAVPVQVFAIGRGAEAFTGFYDNTDIANKIMQIAKLKRPAR; encoded by the coding sequence ATGGTATGCACAAGGCTAAAAATTGTACTGCTGCTGATCGTCACGGTATCGGTTTCGGCCTGTTATTTTGCACTCCAGACTCTGCAGGCAGCTCCAAAGGGAAATGCCGCAGTCCCTCGCTATATCTTTCTTTTCATAGGAGATGGCATGGGAGCTGCACAGGTGGAACTCTCCAGCGCACTGCTTCATGACGCTCAATCCTTCACCATGACCTCTCTCCCCGTACTCGGCATGGCAACCACCCATGCTGCAGACCGCTTTATTACCGATTCCGCAGCGGCTGGTACAGCGCTTGCAACCGGCTGGAAAACCACCGTCGGTACCATTTCCATGGAAGGGAACCACCTCGATACGCTAAGAACCATTGCTGAAATGGCAAAAGCGAAGGGGATGAAAGTTGGTATTGTCTCAAGTGTCGGAATTGATGACGCAACCCCGGCATGTTTCTATGCCCACAATGCCACACGTAAAAACGTATACGATATTGCCGTCCAGATGGCTTCAAGCGGATTCGACTACTTCGGAGGAGGGTACAGTGTCGGGAACTTTCCTGAAAACCAGGCAAAAACCAAAGTATTCAGGGGAGATATAGCCGATCTCATGCACTCTTCTCACTATGTTATCGCCCGTAACACAACTGAACTCAAGGCTGTAAAGCCGGGAACACCCTGCTGGGCATACACCGATTATGATGCCAAAGGTGCACTGAGCTTTGCCATGGATCGCCGTAACGAAGAGATTGATCTTGCAGAGTTTACCCGTGAGGGTATCCGGTTGCTCTACAACCCCAAAGGATTTTTCATGATGGTTGAAGGCGGCAAAATCGACTGGGCCTGCCATGCAAACGATGCCACTGCCGCAGCACACGATATCAAAGCGTTTGAAAAAGCCATAGGAGAGGCGTTTGCTTTTTACCAGCGTCATCCCGGAGAAACACTTCTTGTCGTCACTGCCGATCACGAATGCGGTGGACTTACGCTTGGCCGGAGAGCAAACGGATACGAAACCCGTCTTGACCTTCTGCACCACCAGAATGTTTCGCAACAGCGATTTTCTGAAAAAGTCTCTGCATGGAAGAAGCAGGGCGCCGTTACCTTTCCCATGGCCCTCGACAGTGTCAAAGTCTATTTTGGACCAGGAAATGTGGAGGCCGACTCATCGCTCGCCCTCTCTGAGGCTGATCGCAACATGCTGCAGGAGGCCTACACGGCGACCATGAGAGCTGATTTTTCTGGAACACAACATATTGATGCGTTCACTCCCGCAGTATCAGCTTTACTGAACAATCGGGCTGGAATTGGATGGAACAGCAACGCTCATACCGCAGTCCCGGTTCAGGTGTTCGCCATTGGCCGGGGCGCTGAGGCTTTCACGGGCTTTTACGACAATACCGATATTGCAAATAAAATCATGCAGATCGCAAAGCTGAAGAGGCCTGCGAGATAG
- a CDS encoding DUF6794 domain-containing protein, with translation MHNRLPWPQTINDAAERIIAIMNEHERTKVRAISEDKLKKLCFSLGIYVRHELGLFEGNDALIKACAISEHGDFESFHFLNDPDTASGVILEAIWNRLHTLTPDR, from the coding sequence ATGCATAATAGATTACCGTGGCCACAAACAATCAATGATGCTGCAGAACGGATCATTGCCATCATGAATGAGCATGAGAGAACAAAAGTCAGAGCTATTTCAGAAGATAAGTTGAAAAAACTCTGTTTCAGTCTCGGGATATACGTCCGTCATGAACTCGGATTATTCGAGGGTAATGACGCCTTGATAAAAGCATGCGCCATTTCAGAGCATGGTGATTTTGAAAGTTTTCATTTTCTTAACGATCCCGATACAGCATCAGGAGTTATCCTTGAAGCGATCTGGAACAGGCTTCATACGCTGACACCTGACAGATAA
- a CDS encoding lysophospholipid acyltransferase family protein, whose translation MLRIFMLPNFLLTRVYGVENLAKAECASIYVFNHNNSFEVLMVPALLMYHLGGRSISFVIDWMYGKVPILGFLMNLFDPVYVYHKRSTLSSIESIRPTAPSADAIERCTEKLRAGRSIGIFPEGKRNRDSKTLLRGKSGVGHIALQSGSPVVPVGIDFNCRITKGKIPVLGRTIVRIGQPIVFQQRTERYRAMISSLSGCSTQRSELNQMAAEVTHEIMHCIAELSGKLYQEPFPRNRRSFS comes from the coding sequence TTGTTGAGGATTTTTATGCTTCCCAATTTTCTGTTAACCAGGGTCTATGGAGTGGAGAATCTTGCCAAAGCTGAATGCGCGAGCATTTATGTTTTCAACCACAATAATTCTTTCGAAGTCTTGATGGTACCGGCGCTGCTCATGTATCATCTCGGTGGCAGGAGCATCAGTTTTGTTATTGATTGGATGTATGGCAAAGTGCCTATTCTTGGCTTTTTGATGAATCTGTTCGATCCTGTCTATGTCTATCACAAACGATCCACCCTCTCCAGTATAGAGTCCATAAGGCCTACAGCGCCTTCCGCTGATGCCATAGAGCGTTGTACGGAGAAACTTCGGGCAGGTCGCAGCATAGGGATTTTTCCGGAAGGAAAACGTAATAGGGATTCGAAAACGCTGCTCAGGGGAAAATCGGGTGTGGGTCATATAGCCTTGCAGAGCGGATCACCTGTTGTTCCCGTTGGAATTGATTTCAACTGCAGAATTACAAAAGGAAAAATTCCGGTGCTCGGCAGAACCATCGTCAGGATTGGTCAGCCGATTGTGTTTCAGCAGCGGACGGAGAGATACCGTGCCATGATCTCCTCTCTTTCGGGTTGCAGCACTCAGCGCTCTGAACTGAACCAGATGGCCGCTGAGGTTACCCATGAGATTATGCATTGCATTGCAGAACTCTCCGGCAAACTTTATCAAGAACCTTTTCCCCGGAACAGACGCAGCTTTTCTTAG
- a CDS encoding CHAD domain-containing protein, whose protein sequence is MHTTPRTVYLILNQSAGSELLPENLLPSGWSIRAGLSRKEVREFYDTFEWQAFNEGIAVVKKRRTLLLADLNTGKETSSLPFAGSPSSFFSDTLPSSHLKEILTSLTTIRAFVKLCSIEAISTSYRILDDNQKTIATLTSEVLSLANKEKQEPFAHIFSLFPLKGFGDEMELLEKSLSSNHHEVRELCFRELFVLNMHAAGRNIQDYSSKIQLDLDSDAPVHNSVRQLLQSTFSVMCANEEGIKRQIDSEFLHDYRVAIRRTRSILKQLKGVFDPEETTYYLNFFRELGKQTSALRDQDVYLLRQATYFDYLPPFLQLSLRPFFTDIALSRKKLHKTLCRYLASSEYRSFLGEWDAFAHRQSTPDPERSPNASLSTGDVALHTIKKAWKKVIRHGRQISRETTDAELHALRIDCKKLRYLLEFFSSIFPHKSVAPVIGQLKELQDNLGDFVDYAVQLHFLRERLSALSPGKEELLLAASTGALIATLFQKQEEVRSKFHKTFASFDHEKTSELFDDLLNENPK, encoded by the coding sequence ATGCACACCACCCCGAGAACGGTATATCTGATACTGAATCAGAGCGCTGGCAGTGAGCTGCTGCCTGAAAACCTGCTTCCATCAGGATGGAGCATCAGGGCTGGTTTGTCGCGAAAAGAAGTACGCGAATTCTATGATACGTTTGAGTGGCAAGCGTTCAATGAAGGGATTGCTGTTGTCAAAAAAAGAAGAACCCTTTTGCTTGCTGATCTCAATACCGGCAAGGAAACATCCTCTCTCCCTTTCGCCGGAAGCCCCTCCTCCTTTTTCTCTGACACCCTTCCCTCAAGCCATCTGAAAGAAATACTCACGTCACTAACGACTATCAGGGCGTTCGTCAAGCTTTGTTCCATAGAGGCAATCAGCACCTCATACCGCATTCTGGACGATAACCAAAAGACGATTGCCACACTGACTTCGGAGGTGTTATCTCTTGCAAACAAAGAGAAGCAGGAGCCCTTCGCACATATCTTTTCCCTCTTTCCGCTCAAGGGATTTGGTGATGAGATGGAGCTGCTTGAAAAGTCGTTGTCGAGCAATCACCATGAGGTCAGGGAGCTTTGTTTCAGGGAGCTGTTTGTGCTGAACATGCATGCTGCCGGACGAAACATTCAGGACTACTCCTCTAAAATCCAGCTTGACCTTGATAGCGATGCTCCTGTTCATAACAGTGTCCGCCAGTTGCTTCAATCCACCTTTTCCGTCATGTGTGCCAACGAAGAGGGGATTAAACGGCAGATCGATTCTGAATTTCTGCACGATTATCGTGTCGCCATACGCCGCACCCGTTCAATCCTGAAGCAACTCAAGGGTGTTTTCGATCCCGAGGAAACCACGTATTATCTCAATTTTTTCAGAGAACTCGGAAAACAAACCAGTGCATTGCGCGATCAGGATGTCTATCTTCTCCGACAGGCAACCTATTTCGACTATCTCCCCCCCTTTCTCCAACTATCGCTCCGACCTTTTTTCACTGATATTGCTCTATCCCGCAAAAAACTGCACAAAACGCTCTGCCGCTATCTTGCGTCAAGCGAATACCGGTCATTTCTTGGTGAGTGGGATGCATTTGCCCATAGGCAATCAACTCCTGACCCTGAACGCTCCCCGAACGCTTCACTCTCCACCGGAGATGTGGCCTTGCATACCATAAAAAAAGCATGGAAAAAAGTAATCCGCCACGGCCGTCAGATCAGCAGGGAAACAACTGACGCCGAACTTCATGCGCTGCGCATCGACTGTAAAAAACTCCGTTATCTGCTTGAATTCTTCTCCTCAATTTTTCCTCATAAGAGCGTTGCTCCTGTTATAGGGCAACTGAAAGAACTCCAGGATAATCTCGGTGATTTTGTAGATTATGCCGTTCAACTGCACTTTCTGCGCGAACGGTTGAGCGCACTCTCGCCCGGCAAAGAGGAGCTTTTGCTGGCGGCATCAACGGGCGCTCTCATAGCGACCCTTTTTCAAAAACAGGAAGAGGTGCGCAGTAAATTCCATAAAACCTTCGCATCATTTGACCATGAAAAAACCAGCGAACTGTTTGACGATCTTCTGAACGAAAACCCGAAATGA
- a CDS encoding helix-turn-helix domain-containing protein, whose product MKDILSHNDSLEFLVQELKTARLEKNLSIDDVSRLTNIKKNYLENIENGNFSFLPKSYVFACIKSYMKEIGLEGFEALEQCKKDLQLHKQLNKEEIAKSGSELCETKPQEQINRNNSQPVKSILTLSIGILVGVLTGVGLSYRNQSVEAPVHRLPATTARPSVNPVDTNDRIKQRSDSTAKIQRKKSLHALIP is encoded by the coding sequence ATGAAAGATATTTTATCGCATAACGACTCGCTTGAATTTTTGGTACAAGAGCTTAAAACTGCGAGACTGGAAAAAAATCTTTCTATAGACGATGTGAGCCGGTTGACCAACATCAAAAAAAATTACCTTGAAAATATCGAAAATGGCAATTTCAGTTTTCTCCCAAAAAGCTACGTCTTTGCTTGTATCAAATCATACATGAAGGAGATCGGACTTGAGGGCTTCGAAGCGCTTGAGCAATGCAAAAAGGATCTCCAATTGCACAAACAACTCAACAAGGAAGAGATTGCAAAATCAGGTTCCGAACTTTGCGAAACGAAACCGCAAGAGCAAATAAACCGCAACAACTCGCAGCCAGTAAAGTCCATACTGACTCTGAGCATCGGTATCTTGGTGGGGGTTCTTACAGGCGTCGGATTAAGTTACAGAAACCAGAGTGTGGAAGCGCCGGTTCATCGTCTGCCTGCTACAACTGCAAGGCCATCAGTCAACCCGGTTGATACAAATGACAGAATAAAGCAGCGTTCTGATTCCACAGCAAAAATACAAAGAAAAAAAAGTTTACACGCCCTCATCCCCTGA
- a CDS encoding SLC13 family permease, giving the protein MNLLQNSTIILTGFLLSEMLVAARMHHRLIHFLLRHSGKNLGTLLTAILLISYTLSIFISHTIVLISMIPIINRMLSLVEHNDERRVAASLFYLALTFGSNTGGMASLTGSPQNMLAITLAEFFTFEGRNIITFFSWLGVGVPATLILLFCGWVIILVTAKPFCIPSLFSESSDKLAVLPHKPLLFLIGNLLLISTLSALQFLYTPAPIFFTLNTIDLGFLLYGTAFLFVALILPKTKISLRALFMNTIFLLLHLFLFPLIFISRLCRELESRMGVPMKNSYGAIDNLILQIVQRVWTRCFREPIANLDSPNANSMLSINLIMKDLPYFGIFLLSIVGMILFGLLKAWDNPATPELDSSLLTLTKSTILKTIPPVSNHFLQLLSLIIVIIFSSELLSNTALILIFTPLSSDLALLTSLSPIMMLLTITIAASSAFMTPVATAANTLAFGGIEHVSLKMILLPGLFMNLVAALWTALLFSLLTGLLS; this is encoded by the coding sequence ATGAATCTGCTTCAGAACAGCACTATTATACTGACCGGATTTCTGCTTTCGGAAATGCTTGTGGCTGCGAGGATGCATCACCGTCTGATTCATTTTCTTCTCCGCCACTCCGGCAAAAACCTGGGCACCCTTTTGACGGCGATTCTTTTGATCTCCTATACACTTTCGATCTTTATCTCCCATACCATCGTCCTGATATCCATGATTCCCATCATCAACCGTATGCTTTCGCTTGTAGAGCATAACGATGAGAGGAGGGTTGCAGCATCGTTGTTTTACCTTGCACTCACTTTCGGTTCCAATACCGGAGGAATGGCTTCCCTTACCGGAAGTCCGCAAAACATGTTAGCCATTACCCTGGCAGAATTCTTTACTTTTGAGGGCCGAAACATCATCACTTTTTTTTCATGGCTTGGAGTCGGAGTTCCGGCAACACTGATTCTTCTTTTTTGTGGATGGGTTATCATTCTTGTCACGGCAAAACCATTCTGCATTCCATCACTCTTTTCCGAAAGCAGCGACAAGCTGGCTGTTTTACCTCATAAGCCTCTGCTCTTCCTCATAGGCAACCTTCTGCTGATCAGCACATTGAGCGCCCTGCAATTTTTGTATACACCAGCACCAATTTTCTTCACTCTCAACACCATCGACCTTGGCTTTCTGCTCTACGGAACCGCATTTCTCTTTGTTGCCTTAATCCTGCCAAAAACAAAGATCAGCCTGAGAGCGCTTTTCATGAACACCATCTTTCTTCTGCTGCATCTTTTTCTATTTCCTCTGATCTTTATCAGCCGACTCTGCCGCGAACTGGAATCCCGCATGGGAGTGCCGATGAAAAACAGTTACGGGGCAATCGATAACTTGATTCTGCAAATAGTTCAAAGGGTCTGGACCCGTTGCTTTCGTGAGCCGATAGCAAACCTTGATAGCCCTAATGCAAACTCAATGCTTTCAATCAACCTCATCATGAAGGATCTTCCCTATTTTGGAATATTCCTGCTCAGTATCGTGGGGATGATTTTGTTTGGCTTGCTCAAGGCATGGGATAATCCAGCAACTCCGGAGCTTGACAGCTCTCTGCTGACGTTGACAAAATCAACGATACTCAAGACAATTCCACCAGTCAGCAATCATTTTCTCCAGTTGCTCTCCCTGATAATCGTCATTATTTTTTCTTCTGAACTGTTGAGCAATACGGCTCTGATACTCATATTTACGCCATTGAGCAGCGACCTTGCCCTGCTGACCTCCCTGTCACCAATTATGATGCTGCTGACCATAACCATTGCCGCTTCGAGCGCTTTCATGACGCCGGTTGCAACTGCGGCAAATACGCTTGCATTCGGTGGAATTGAGCATGTTTCACTCAAAATGATTCTGCTACCCGGTTTGTTTATGAACCTTGTCGCTGCACTCTGGACAGCCCTTCTCTTTTCTCTCCTTACAGGGCTTCTGTCATGA
- a CDS encoding metallophosphoesterase — protein sequence MIPQIKKHPHLDSLLKRAKPVTLDHSSKVLVLSDLHMGNGGRLDEFRQNSGLVKAMLERYYLPEKFSLVLNGDVEELFKFSLESIASQWNEFYDLFLKFERHGFFLKTWGNHDAALLDKKEYRLASSLVESVKFHYGHDTLLLFHGHQAALFLWQTCSILSRTIIFFLRYLAKPLGIRNTSVAYNSRKRFAIEQSIYEFSNHSRIVSIIGHTHRPLFESLSKADFLNYRIEELCRAYSSADNEKRTTIKQKIVELKAELDGCYKKGKVIGLRSGIYNNITIPSVFNSGCTIGKRGITALEIEGSTIRLVYWYNGKQNRKFISERDNRPMELASTGFSRIVLNEDSLDYVFSRLHLLA from the coding sequence ATGATCCCTCAAATAAAAAAACATCCTCATCTTGACAGTCTGCTCAAAAGAGCAAAACCGGTTACCCTTGATCATTCGTCGAAAGTGCTTGTCCTCAGTGATCTGCACATGGGAAATGGCGGGAGGCTCGATGAATTCCGGCAAAATTCAGGACTGGTTAAAGCCATGCTTGAGAGATATTATTTACCTGAAAAATTCAGTCTTGTCCTTAATGGTGATGTTGAGGAGTTGTTCAAGTTCTCTCTTGAAAGTATTGCATCGCAGTGGAATGAATTTTATGATCTTTTTCTCAAATTTGAACGCCATGGTTTTTTCCTGAAAACCTGGGGAAACCATGATGCAGCACTTCTTGACAAAAAAGAGTATCGACTTGCTTCATCGCTTGTCGAATCCGTTAAATTTCATTATGGCCATGATACACTTCTACTCTTTCATGGCCATCAGGCGGCGTTATTTTTGTGGCAAACCTGTTCCATACTCAGCCGTACGATTATATTTTTTCTGCGCTATTTAGCTAAACCTCTCGGAATAAGGAACACCTCTGTTGCCTATAACAGTCGAAAAAGGTTTGCTATTGAGCAATCAATTTATGAGTTTTCAAACCACTCCAGGATTGTTTCAATTATTGGTCATACTCATCGGCCCTTGTTTGAATCACTTTCAAAAGCTGATTTTTTAAATTACAGGATTGAAGAGCTCTGCAGGGCATACTCCTCCGCTGACAATGAAAAACGCACAACAATCAAGCAGAAAATCGTCGAGTTGAAAGCTGAGCTTGATGGCTGTTATAAAAAGGGTAAAGTAATCGGACTCCGCAGCGGTATTTACAATAATATCACTATTCCAAGTGTCTTTAATTCCGGCTGCACCATTGGAAAACGGGGCATCACTGCCCTTGAAATTGAGGGCAGTACCATTCGGCTTGTTTACTGGTATAACGGCAAGCAGAACAGGAAGTTTATCAGTGAGAGGGACAATCGGCCCATGGAACTCGCTTCGACCGGTTTCTCGAGGATTGTGCTGAACGAGGACTCTCTCGATTATGTATTTTCCCGCCTTCATCTTCTTGCCTGA
- a CDS encoding pyruvoyl-dependent arginine decarboxylase, whose protein sequence is MSFVPAKVFFTKGVGRHKEYLSSFELALRDAKIEKCNLVTVSSIFPPHCERISVEEGLTLLTPGQITFTVMARNSTNEYNRLIAASVGVAIPADETQYGYLSEHHPYGESAEQSGEYAEDLAATMLATTLGIEFDPNKDWDEREGIYKMSHKIINSYNITATAEGENGLWTTVISCAVLLP, encoded by the coding sequence TTGTCATTTGTTCCAGCAAAAGTATTCTTCACTAAAGGCGTGGGGCGACACAAGGAATATCTCTCTTCATTTGAGCTTGCCCTGAGAGACGCCAAAATCGAGAAATGTAACCTTGTTACCGTATCGAGTATTTTCCCGCCCCATTGTGAACGTATCAGTGTAGAAGAGGGGCTGACACTGCTCACTCCCGGTCAGATCACCTTTACCGTTATGGCCCGCAATTCAACCAATGAGTATAACCGCCTGATTGCAGCATCGGTTGGTGTTGCCATTCCGGCTGATGAGACTCAGTATGGTTATCTGTCGGAACACCATCCCTATGGGGAGTCCGCTGAGCAATCCGGGGAATATGCTGAAGATTTGGCGGCTACCATGCTTGCAACCACTCTCGGTATTGAGTTTGACCCCAACAAGGACTGGGATGAGCGTGAGGGTATTTACAAAATGAGTCACAAGATCATTAACTCTTACAATATTACGGCAACCGCAGAGGGTGAGAATGGGCTTTGGACAACTGTTATCTCTTGCGCAGTCCTTCTTCCGTAG
- a CDS encoding NEL-type E3 ubiquitin ligase domain-containing protein, protein MTREVTFADVMGVLDGKSDIDCSNKGLTTLDGCPEKVRGDFNCSGNKLTTLDGSPKKIKGDFNCSGNQLISLEGGPEEVKGDFDCSDNKLISLAGCPAFIMGDFCCSGNQLSLFKGEIVVHTTTVIAACPDIVEGDFNCSGNLISSLEGAPLIVGGDFNCSKNQLTTLLGAPKKVQGDFDCSANQLDSLAGSPDDIRGNFSCSGNQLASLKGGPREVYRTFDCSGNHLTTLKGAPRRAGTFDCSSNKLTSLKGASQGVDALNCSNNQLISLKWAPEKVKGNFDCAWNQLVTLDGAPKKVKGNFDCSGNLLTTLEGSLKKVSGDFICRENDQLFHEEEVRALVNLKGNCFL, encoded by the coding sequence ATGACCAGGGAAGTAACGTTTGCCGATGTCATGGGAGTGCTTGATGGAAAAAGTGATATCGATTGTTCAAATAAGGGATTAACGACGCTTGACGGGTGTCCGGAGAAAGTCAGGGGGGATTTTAACTGTTCAGGCAATAAGCTCACAACACTTGACGGGAGTCCCAAAAAAATTAAGGGGGATTTTAATTGCTCAGGGAACCAGTTGATTTCACTCGAAGGTGGGCCTGAGGAGGTTAAAGGGGATTTTGATTGTTCCGACAATAAACTGATCTCTCTTGCGGGTTGTCCGGCTTTTATTATGGGTGATTTTTGTTGTAGCGGAAACCAGTTGTCCTTGTTTAAAGGAGAGATTGTTGTTCATACGACAACTGTAATCGCGGCTTGCCCGGACATCGTTGAGGGAGATTTTAACTGTTCCGGTAACCTGATCAGCTCACTTGAAGGGGCGCCTCTGATTGTGGGTGGCGATTTTAATTGTTCAAAAAATCAGTTGACAACACTCCTCGGTGCGCCGAAAAAAGTTCAAGGCGATTTTGATTGTTCCGCCAATCAACTTGACTCGTTGGCAGGCTCTCCCGATGATATCAGGGGAAATTTCTCTTGCAGTGGCAACCAGTTGGCATCGCTTAAAGGTGGTCCCAGGGAAGTGTATCGCACCTTCGATTGTTCCGGCAATCATCTGACCACCCTTAAAGGGGCTCCCAGGCGAGCCGGGACATTTGATTGTTCAAGCAATAAACTGACATCCCTGAAAGGCGCTTCTCAGGGAGTTGATGCTCTTAATTGTTCAAATAATCAACTGATTTCTCTCAAGTGGGCTCCTGAAAAGGTCAAGGGTAATTTCGACTGTGCCTGGAATCAGCTCGTGACACTTGATGGCGCTCCGAAAAAGGTCAAGGGTAATTTCGACTGTTCAGGAAACCTCTTGACAACCCTCGAGGGTTCATTGAAGAAAGTTTCCGGAGATTTTATTTGCAGGGAGAATGACCAACTCTTTCATGAAGAAGAAGTTCGCGCGCTTGTCAATCTCAAGGGCAACTGTTTCTTGTAA